From Silurus meridionalis isolate SWU-2019-XX chromosome 14, ASM1480568v1, whole genome shotgun sequence, a single genomic window includes:
- the epor gene encoding erythropoietin receptor — MYYDRISVLVLYALSWALIASTSWTFESKVSQLLRDEQENLKCFSETLRDFTCFWEEDRKNSFLGPHTYTFIYQYQNENSSMCAVSELPMQGTSGKRLFFCNIPKTQSFVPLQLRVFQGGKELYKRSLFIDHVVLLDPPANLTVVSTGKQGELTVSWLPPVVKYIHDSLMYEIRYVAKGIPMRKEIVKASTKFTLRGLQPSSKYKVLVRAKPDGISYDGYWSAWSDAEFGTTAPSDPLIVVLVLIISMILILLSVIILLSHHKFLLKKMWPDIPSPEHKFPGLFTVYNGDFQEWLGHSSGSRWPVHVYTEELPSSLEVLSEVSLTPPLTSHTSHPRSDTITRSAGFLREEPQAIEEAGNQLKTQDVDAGLIGRWQEPPHSHWLMEQLRNFHEHPELLSHSSLLESQDTYVTLNQNSPHVQGDVQRDDSFEESLPLQVLFASKESSLMAASDSDIGSLPQSSGSGRLSSQSSLEYPNHTWPTKGPGYTYMAVADSGVSMDYSPVSFSRITDMSNGTIYANAYKNDIPGRKRQLTSQPINFGY; from the exons ATGTATTATGACAGAATAAGCGTCCTGGTGTTGTACGCGCTCTCCTGGGCTTTAATCGCGAGCACGAGCTGGACTTTTGAAAGCAAAG TGTCACAGTTGCTTCGGGATGAGCAGGAGAACCTTAAATGCTTTTCTGAGACTCTGAGGGATTTCACCTGTTTCTGGGAAGAGGACAGAAAGAACAGTTTTCTAGGTCCTCATACATACACCTTCATTTATCAGTACCA GAATGAGAACAGCAGCATGTGTGCTGTGTCTGAACTGCCTATGCAGGGGACTAGTGGGAAAAGACTGTTCTTCTGTAATATCCCCAAAACTCAAAGCTTCGTCCCCCTACAGCTGCGTGTGTTTCAGGGGGGAAAAGAACTCTACAAACGCAGCCTCTTCATTGACCATGTTG TTCTTCTTGATCCTCCTGCTAATCTGACGGTGGTGAGCACTGGAAAACAAGGAGAACTGACTGTGAGCTGGCTGCCTCCTGTAGTGAAGTACATTCATGACAGTTTGATGTATGAGATCCGATATGTGGCAAAAGGAATTCCAATGAGAAAG GAAATAGTGAAAGCCAGCACCAAATTCACCCTGCGTGGCCTTCAACCAAGCAGCAAATACAAGGTGTTGGTCCGTGCGAAACCTGACGGTATTTCCTATGATGGTTACTGGAGTGCTTGGTCAGATGCCGAGTTTGGGACTACAGCCCCAAGTG aTCCTCTGATTGTGGTACTGGTTCTCATCATTTCTATGATCCTCATCTTGCTGTCTGTCATTATCCTTCTGTCCCACCACAA ATTCCTGCTCAAAAAAATGTGGCCTGACATTCCTTCACCTGAGCATAAATTCCCAGGCCTCTTCACAGTCTACAATGGAGACTTCCAG GAGTGGCTTGGACACAGTAGTGGCAGCAGATGGCCAGTTCATGTGTACACTGAAGAGCTTCCTTCCTCCCTGGAAGTGCTATCTGAAGTTAGTCTAACACCACCACTGACAAGTCACACATCTCATCCAAGGTCTGACACTATCACTAGATCAGCTGGCTTCCTGAGAGAAGAACCACAAGCCATAGAAGAAGCAGGCAACCAGTTAAAGACACAGGATGTGGACGCTGGTTTGATTGGAAGATGGCAAGAACCTCCACACAGCCACTGGTTGATGGAGCAGCTGAGAAATTTCCATGAACATCCAGAGCTCCTCTCTCATTCATCACTACTTGAGTCACAAGACACATATGTCACCCTCAACCAGAACTCACCACATGTCCAGGGAGATGTGCAAAGGGATGATAGCTTTGAGGAGTCATTACCTCTGCAGGTCCTCTTTGCTAGCAAAGAGTCCTCCTTGATGGCTGCCTCAGACTCTGATATCGGCTCCCTCCCACAAAGTTCTGGGTCAGGAAGGCTTTCATCACAGTCAAGTCTTGAATATCCAAACCACACATGGCCTACCAAAGGGCCAGGATATACTTACATGGCTGTGGCAGACTCAGGGGTCTCCATGGACTACAGTCCAGTGAGCTTCAGCAGAATAACAGACATGAGTAACGGCACCATCTATGCTAATGCGTACAAAAATGATATTCCTGGGCGCAAGCGACAACTTACTAGTCAACCCATCAACTTCGGATATTGA
- the swsap1 gene encoding ATPase SWSAP1, translated as MGLRVLFFTKNQIQSLPVTVKDLSISLKPDSLKKIRFVYPKTLEELLEDVASLHELVLENAPLPSLLIVDGLEQYVCVQDRPQQDCQSTSAHVVALLHDTAAFLKARSEKSQQPSCRVIVSYQPVWEGRGGDVDAPDPIFLVLERYLQVRCNLHKVMVSGEVQNEWLLYLSGPGLKVDGCGNGEKYPGLQWRVVMQPNGALEFRPENAAKEETSQVQPSDCGNKA; from the exons ATGGGGTTGAGAGTGCTGTTTTTCACCAAGAATCAAATCCAGAGCCTTCCAGTAACTGTGAAGGATTTATCTATATCTTTGAAGCCTGACAGTTTGAAG AAAATCAGGTTTGTGTATCCCAAGACATTAGAAGAGCTCCTGGAGGACGTGGCGTCTCTTCATGAACTGGTGCTGGAGAATGCACCTCTTCCCTCTTTGCTGATCGTAGATGGATTGGAGCAGTACGTGTGTGTTCAGGACCGACCGCAGCAAGATTGTCAGAGCACCTCTGCTCACGTTGTAGCCCTCCTGCATGACACGGCTGCTTTCCTCAAGGCCAGAAGTGAGAAAAGCCAACAACCTTCATGCAGGGTGATTGTCTCTTATCAGCCTGTGTGGGAAGGCAGAGGAGGCGACGTGGACGCCCCGGATCCTATCTTCTTAGTCCTGGAGCGCTACCTGCAGGTGAGATGCAATTTACACAAGGTGATGGTCAGTGGAGAAGTGCAGAACGAGTGGCTGCTGTATCTCTCAGGTCCAGGACTGAAAGTTGATGGCTGTGGTAATGGAGAGAAATACCCGGGATTGCAGTGGCGTGTGGTGATGCAGCCTAATGGGGCGCTGGAGTTCAGGCCAGAAAATGCAGCAAAAGAGGAGACTTCACAGGTGCAACCTTCTGATTGTGGAAATAAAGCATGA
- the znf653 gene encoding zinc finger protein 653, producing the protein MAALCSQVTASLDSKESGNKIHAILRRCRGRPRLSETDRARRRLESRKKYDVRRVYLGESHKVWSDLRQETCMSDAGLAEYLILLNSAYGERYKQKYCVKNFPELCRNQKKGKKVAATSLHSLVSWYQQHCQICSLEPELRSVEPTLGVSTTVLWQCDAEHSFIQHISWPVGGSSESDEDDNNGEPEPEKTTAVQTAAKAVSNQRTLADTEDELESATADVSEMAQQMSSTAFSQVSSQSEVAPSSPSQGDQVMWETEAERERERELAMTDCENEARDDFPLVEEASKVKPEVLRGRGLGTNGYECVVVTAALMESLNGPHESSRLPGAIEENRARPVSGGMSHTPTAATPVQAELYETQALQNIVGNCELPDHTLQGSQLIIITGSSYEAMTSEGIQLNMGGGDVEGVTCTVIEGMSYNRCANQKQSSTIIMIKSIGVTIKAVYLCYLSEKQQLEPSEESHNQKAVQCSLSRSKRSRQGPVIEADGMLKMFHCPYEGCSQVYVALSSYQNHVNLVHRKGRTKVCPHPGCGKKFYLSNHLHRHMIIHSGVRDFICETCGKSFKRKNHLEVHRRTHTGETPLQCEICGYQCRQRASLNWHMKKHTSEAHYNYTCEYCGKRFEKLDSVKFHKLKSHPDSQTT; encoded by the exons ATGGCGGCCCTGTGCTCGCAAGTGACCGCTAGTCTGGACTCGAAAGAGTCTGGGAATAAAATTCACGCCATTTTACGGCGGTGCAGGGGTCGACCCAGGCTGTCGGAGACAGACCGAGCTCGTAGACGACTCGAATCCCGGAAAAAGTACGATGTCCGACGAGTGTACCTCGGAGAATCGCACAAGGTCTGGAGCGACCTGCGGCAGGAAACCTGCATGAGCGACGCTGGACTCGCCGAGTATTTAATCTTGCTGAACTCGGCTTATGGGGAAAGATACAAGCAGAAATACTGCGT GAAGAACTTTCCAGAACTGTGCAGAAATCAGAAAAAAG GAAAGAAGGTGGCTGCAACAAGCTTGCACAGCTTGGTAAGCTGGTATCAGCAGCACTGCCAGATTTGTTCTCTTGAACCAGAACTGCGATCTGTGGAGCCAACCCTGGGTGTGTCCACTACTGTGCTCTGGCAGTGTGATGCTGAgcattcattcatacaacacATTTCATGGCCTGTGGGGGGCAGTAGCGAATCAGACGAGGACGACAACAATGGTGAGCCGGAGCCAGAAAAAACGACAGCTGTCCAGACTGCAGCAAAAGCTGTGAGCAACCAGAGGACACTGGCAG ATACAGAAGATGAGCTGGAAAGTGCCACAGCAGACGTTTCTGAAATGGCTCAACAGATGTCCTCCACGGCTTTCAGTCAAGTCTCATCCCAAAGCGAAGTTGCCCCATCCTCGCCCTCCCAGGGAGACCAGGTCATGTGGGAAACGGAGGCAGAAAGAGAACGAGAACGAGAACTTGCCATGACTGACTGTGAAAATGAAGCAAGAGATGACTTTCCTTTAGTGGAGGAAGCTAGTAAGGTAAAGCCTGAAGTTTTAAGAGGTCGTGGTCTTGGGACAAATGGTTATGAATGTGTGGTGGTTACTGCGGCTTTGATGGAAAGCCTCAATGGACCGCATGAATCCAGTCGTTTACCAGGGGCCATTGAAGAGAACAGAGCACGACCAGTCTCAGGAGGAATGAGCCATACGCCCACAGCAGCCACTCCAGTACAAGCAGAGCTCTATGAAACCCAAGCACTGCAAAACATAGTGGGAAACTGTGAGCTACCAGACCATACACTTCAGGGTTCACAG CTAATCATAATCACAGGATCCAGTTATGAAGCGATGACCTCTGAAGGCATTCAGCTTAACATGGGTGGTGGAGACGTGGAGGGGGTCACATGCACAGTGATAGAGGGGATGTCTTATAATCGCTGTGCCAATCAGAAGCAGTCGTCCACAATA ATTATGATTAAATCCATAGGAGTAACCATTAAAGCAGTTTACTTGTGCT ACCTGAGTGAAAAGCAGCAGTTGGAGCCGAGTGAAGAATCACACAATCAGAAAGCTGTTCAGTGTTCtctcagcag GTCTAAGAGAAGTCGACAGGGTCCAGTCATTGAGGCAGATGGCATGCTAAAAATGTTCCACTGTCCATATGAGGGATGCAGCCAGGTGTACGTGGCCCTCAGCAGCTACCAG AACCATGTGAACCTGGTACACAGGAAAGGCAGAACTAAAGTATGTCCACATCCTGGCTGCGGGAAGAAGTTTTACTTATCTAACCATCTGCATCGCCATATGATTATTCATTCAG GAGTGCGAGACTTCATCTGTGAGACGTGTGGCAAATCTTTCAAACGCAAGAACCATTTAGAGGTGCACAGGCGCACTCACACAGGAGAGACGCCATTACA GTGTGAAATCTGTGGTTATCAGTGTCGTCAACGGGCTTCCCTCAACTGGCACATGAAGAAGCACACTTCAGAAGCGCACTACAACTACACCTGCGAGTACTGCGGCAAACGCTTTGAGAAACTTGACAGTGTCAAGTTCCACAAGCTCAAAAGCCACCCTGATAGTCAGACCACTTGA
- the tspan35 gene encoding tetraspanin 35, translated as MACFRFLKTMMFIFNGIIFLAGAGILAVGIWVKVDKYSIMSTLQVLPGAPPELKQVLNVGYLLIAVGSVLLLLGFLGCCGAVRESRCMLLTFFVIILIVFIAEVAGAIVILVFKGLIQNLVNQVGSTIVDSIRKDYGANPDVTGLWNATMDLLNCCGFNNYTDFTGSPYVQNNNLYPSQCCLVQPCRQFNATVANVIGCYPVLIKFVDSNTVIIIAVALGIAALELFAMAVSMTLYCQIKSAEA; from the exons ATGGCCTGCTTTAGATTTTTGAAAACGATGATGTTTATTTTCAATGGAATCATCTTT TTGGCCGGAGCAGGTATCTTGGCTGTAGGTATCTGGGTGAAGGTAGATAAATACTCAATCATGAGCACTCTACAAGTCCTGCCTGGGGCTCCACCTGAGCTGAAGCAGGTTCTGAATGTAGGTTACCTGCTGATTGCTGTGGGAAgcgtgctgctgctgcttggcTTTCTGGGCTGCTGTGGCGCTGTTCGCGAGAGCCGGTGTATGCTGCTTACA TTCTTTGTCATTATCCTGATAGTCTTCATTGCTGAGGTTGCTGGAGCAATTGTGATTTTGGTTTTCAAGGGACTC ATACAAAATCTGGTAAATCAAGTGGGATCCACTATAGTGGACAGCATTCGAAAAGACTACGGTGCTAATCCAGATGTTACAGGACTCTGGAACGCTACTATGGACTTG CTAAATTGCTGTGGATTCAACAACTATACAGATTTCACAGGTTCTCCTTACGTCCAAAACAACAATCTGTATCCAAGCCAGTGCTGTCTGGTTCAACCCTGTAGACAGTTTAATGCTACAGTTGCG aatGTTATTGGATGTTACCCTGTACTGATAAAATTTGTTGACTCAAATACAGTCATCATCATAGCTGTTGCCTTGGGCATCGCAGCACTTGAG ctCTTTGCCATGGCTGTCTCCATGACCTTGTATTGCCAAATAAAATCTGCAGAAGCTTGA